CTCGCAAACGTCCGGTAATGCCCCTCTCTCAGCTTGCGAATATCGGCGCATCCGGGTCGATGTAGTCGGAACGACCCTTCGGTCGCCAGATACTCCTTCTCCCGCTCACGCCGCACCGACCAGAGCCCTACCTTCCGCTCTATGGCACGCCGTTGTGCAGCCAGTAGTTGACGGTATTCATCGCGCTGCAAGTTGTCATCCTTGAACAAGTACACATACGCCAGCCCACTGTCCACCAGCATGCGATTGACGAACAGGGTGTCATCAACAAACGCAAACCCGAGCATCCGGCCGTACCTATCGCGCCGCTGCCGGTCATACTCTATACGCAACGGCCGCTCCCGGGTCAGACGTGCCAGGAGCCCCAACGCCTCATCATGGAACGGCTCCCTTTTCTCCGGCGTGTCGATAGCCAGAAGCCGGAGCCTGTCGCCACCGGTCAATTCTACGGTGTCGCCGTCGATCACCTTGCGGACCGTGAACCGGTCGGCCGGCTTTCGCTCATGCCCGACCTTCTCGACCAGCCGGTACGACACGATCAGCACGGCGATCACCAGGACCACCAGCGTGGTCAGCCAGCGTCTCGATTTGCGTCGTCTACGCGCGGCTGCCATTGCGCCTCACGTCGGACCAGCCGAGGCCCGTCGGCAACACGTCGTACAGCACTTCCACCCGGTCTTTTATTTCCGGGATATGCGTAATCAGGAGTATTTGCGGAAAGCGATTCTTCAACCCGGACAGCCCCTTCAGGATCAACTCCCGGCGGATATCATCTTGCGAAGCAAACACCTCATCGAGGATCACAAACGAGCTGCTCAACCCGGCCGCTTCGGTCAGCGACAGCGAGATCGCCAGCCGAAGACACAGGTTCGCCAGATCCTTTTCGCCGCCGGAGAACCGGTCGATGCCGAAAAACTGACCAGTGTCCAGGATCCGAATGTTGTACTCCTCGTCAAGCTCTATCAGATTATATCGACCGTCGGTCATCTCATCGATAAGCTGACCGGCAATCTCTCCCAGCCTTGGCCGAATCCGTGCGATAAGAAGCTCCCGAAATTCCGTCAACAGCCCCCCCAATTTGACACCGTAATAAAGACCGTCGCGGCACGCCTCCAGTTCCTTTTGAGCTGCCTCCAGGCGCACCAATTCCTCTTCCTTGTCCGCAAGTTCTTGCCGCGCCAGTTCGAGATCTCGGCTCACTGCGATCTGCCCGGCCCGGGCATTCTCAAGCTTCTTCTGCGCATCTTCAAGCTGCCGAGCAGCAAGCGCAAATGCCGTCTCATCAAAGCCAACTTTGGTCAGGTCTTCCTGCTGCCGTTTCAGATCAGCATCCGCGACACGGAGTTTCTCCGCCACCTCTACGATGTCCGCCTCCACTTTCCCGAGGTGCGAAACAAACCCCGCCAGCCGGTCGTGCTCTTGCCGCGCGGATTCGAGCTGTTTCAGCCGAGCCTCGACCGTCGCGAATTGCCGCGCGTCGAACGTCACCTCGCCAATCTCAAGCAGTCGCCGCTGGAGTCGTTCCAACTCGTCGATGAGTTGTCTCAATCGCTCCGCCAGTGTCGATTCCTCCGCCCACAAACTTGTCAGCTTGACTTCTATTTCGAACCTTCGCTTGCTCTGCCGCTCCCAGTCCTCGACCTGCCCCTTCAGGACCTTGCCGCTCCCTTTGAGTGTCTCCAACTCCGCGCGCATAGTCCTCTCAGCCTTGAGCGTCTCCGCAAGCTCCGCCTCGAGATGCGCCTTGATCATCGGCAGGTCGTTGCCGTACGGACGGCGGCACCGGTCGCAGACCGTGTCCGGCCCGATTCGGTCTATCGAGACCACCTGCTTTTTGAGTTTCCCGATCTCGGCAGCATGCGCTTCCACGCGCCCGTTTAGTTTGGCGAACTGCTCCCGCGCTTGCTCCAACTGTTGCTTCCCCTCCGCCAGTTTCTTGTCGAGTTCGGGTACTAACCCCTGCCGCTCCTGATCGAGCCTGGATATTTCCGTCTGCAAGGTTTGCAGCTTGCCCACAACTAATTGCCGGTCCTGCTCAGATCGAACATGTTGCGTGGCCAGTTCTGTCTTGAGAGCAGCCCGGGCTTTCGCCTGTTTCAGATTCTCAAGTTCTACCGTAACGATTGGGAGCTGCGCCAGTGACGGTGCCAGTGTCTCAAGCGCGCTCCGGCTCTCGATCATCTGTTGCTTCTGGCTTGTCAACCCCTGATACTGCTCGGACAAATGCTCCCGTCCCTTGCGTGCTCCGTCGATGGCCGCTGTCAGTCGGGAGCATTCTGCTTTCTTCGCCTCATGCTCCCGGAAGCACGTTGTCAGCGTGGTAGTTGCGGCCTCCGCTTGCGCCTGCTCCTGCGTGCGCGCCAATACCAGCTCGTACAGCTTAACGGATTGCTCTTTGAGGAACGCCACTCTCGCCGCCACTGTCTCCTGCGACGGCAACAGCCGCTCCAGCGATTCCTTTCGCCCCTCCGTGACCTTCATCTCTTCTTTGAGTCGCTGAATCCCCTTGTCCAGTCGCTCGATACCAAGCATCCCGGCCAAGTGGTCCCGCCGTTTCGACGGCTGCAGATCCGAGAGCGCGTTTAACTCCTGTTGG
This is a stretch of genomic DNA from Candidatus Zixiibacteriota bacterium. It encodes these proteins:
- a CDS encoding thermonuclease family protein; this translates as MAAARRRRKSRRWLTTLVVLVIAVLIVSYRLVEKVGHERKPADRFTVRKVIDGDTVELTGGDRLRLLAIDTPEKREPFHDEALGLLARLTRERPLRIEYDRQRRDRYGRMLGFAFVDDTLFVNRMLVDSGLAYVYLFKDDNLQRDEYRQLLAAQRRAIERKVGLWSVRREREKEYLATEGSFRLHRPGCADIRKLREGHYRTFASREEGLAEGLSPCRNCKP
- a CDS encoding SMC family ATPase, which codes for MRLVSLDITNFRVIKEAHFEFPDAVIGIIGPNGAGKSSIIEAISWALYGNQVARSGKDEIKATYAAPAENAEVRLTFVLHDQTYTVVRRLIGKTERSEVELLRDGKPESVGSLETKGYVGQLLGLDWRGFLTSFLARQQELNALSDLQPSKRRDHLAGMLGIERLDKGIQRLKEEMKVTEGRKESLERLLPSQETVAARVAFLKEQSVKLYELVLARTQEQAQAEAATTTLTTCFREHEAKKAECSRLTAAIDGARKGREHLSEQYQGLTSQKQQMIESRSALETLAPSLAQLPIVTVELENLKQAKARAALKTELATQHVRSEQDRQLVVGKLQTLQTEISRLDQERQGLVPELDKKLAEGKQQLEQAREQFAKLNGRVEAHAAEIGKLKKQVVSIDRIGPDTVCDRCRRPYGNDLPMIKAHLEAELAETLKAERTMRAELETLKGSGKVLKGQVEDWERQSKRRFEIEVKLTSLWAEESTLAERLRQLIDELERLQRRLLEIGEVTFDARQFATVEARLKQLESARQEHDRLAGFVSHLGKVEADIVEVAEKLRVADADLKRQQEDLTKVGFDETAFALAARQLEDAQKKLENARAGQIAVSRDLELARQELADKEEELVRLEAAQKELEACRDGLYYGVKLGGLLTEFRELLIARIRPRLGEIAGQLIDEMTDGRYNLIELDEEYNIRILDTGQFFGIDRFSGGEKDLANLCLRLAISLSLTEAAGLSSSFVILDEVFASQDDIRRELILKGLSGLKNRFPQILLITHIPEIKDRVEVLYDVLPTGLGWSDVRRNGSRA